In Schistocerca americana isolate TAMUIC-IGC-003095 chromosome 7, iqSchAmer2.1, whole genome shotgun sequence, a single genomic region encodes these proteins:
- the LOC124623110 gene encoding uncharacterized protein LOC124623110, which translates to MSGRRQKRGIFNFVGEISKILFGTLDDADAAYYKTHIDRMEARSEQLSKLSKEQVAVARATLTVSAIVHAQKGILGPHIVNPVQIVQNLRLIQDDLRDGTPSKWVFKGIHEQQEGEPSQKLKRAQADEARQHREGSSRY; encoded by the exons ATGTCCGGAAGGCGGCAGAAAAGAGGTATTTTTAACTTTGTAGGAGAAATCAGTAAAATATTGTTCGGCACTCTGGACGACGCGGATGCTGCATATTATAAAACGCATATCGATCGGATGGAAGCAAGATCCGAGCAGTTATCGAAGTTGTCAAAAGAGCAAGTGGCAGTAGCCAGAGCCACGCTGACTG TAAGTGCCATAGTTCACGCACAGAAGGGTATCCTTGGACCTCATATTGTGAATCCAGTGCAGATTGTTCAGAATTTAAGATTAATTCAAGACGACTTAAGAGAC GGCACACCTTCAAAATGGGTATTTAAGGGCATCCACGAGCAGCAAGAAGGAGAGCCGTCGCAGAAGTTGAAGAGGGCACAAGCAGACGAGGCCCGGCAACATCGAGAGGGTAGCAGCCGCTACTGA